From the genome of Enoplosus armatus isolate fEnoArm2 chromosome 21, fEnoArm2.hap1, whole genome shotgun sequence, one region includes:
- the apbb1ip gene encoding amyloid beta A4 precursor protein-binding family B member 1-interacting protein: MDDIDAMFSDLLGEMDLLTQSLDQETVPPATLPSTDKELNFSFAFTDLNESLHELEDNDLDALMADLVADLSATEEKLTAEMQGRKVPSPPPPDRPPPSEGLSTHPASSLASPASPASSSSSTVSTPASSAASSLPPPPPQSEKPTKEEIEAQMKADKIKLALEKLKEAKVKKLVVKVMLNDGSSKTLMVDERQNVREVLDNLFEKTHCDCSVDWSLCETNPELQLERTFEDHENLVEPLLAWMRDSENKILFQERGEKNEVFKNPQNFYLWKKDKKALKDIKDKDKELLIQENFCGTSIIVPDLEAVLYLKEDGKKSWKQRLFQLRASGIYYVPKGKTKSSRDLVCFVQFDNVNVYYGKDFKSKYKAPTDFCFVLKHPQIQKESQYIKYMCCDDAWTMNLWVTGIRIAKYGASLYENYKTAEKKAAVSSVWTNRNTPSSANPSTPSPTIKAKSPNQANGLAPKPQPRPVSKDFGDIPPPPPPPPLAEILPPPPPDPVLPPPPPLAAKSSSKPAPPQRNLPSNFPPPPPAMDNLPPPPPPPPIDSASEPPPDFLPPPPPAAGFGSLPPPPPPVNSLPPPPPSFGGMDQSLPPPPPDPGFLPPPPPQPMFTGAGAPPPPPPPPPPSAAPRAAVRPSGSVRKMPPAPPKRTTPLTQGGGGGGGDFMSELMLAMNKKRSDQ; the protein is encoded by the exons AGTCCCTTCATGAACTGGAGGACAATGACTTGGACGCGCTCATGGCTGATTTGGTGGCTGACCTCAGTGCGACGGAAGAGAAACTCACAGCAGAGATGCAAGGTCGAAAGGTGCCATCACCGCCCCCGCCAGACCGGCCGCCACCATCTGAGGGCCTGAGCACACACCCCGCCTCCTCCCTCGCTTCCCCTGCATCACCcgcaagcagcagcagcagcactgttaGCACCCCGGCCTCCTCCGCCGCCTCCTCTTTACCACCTCCGCCTCCTCAATCTGAAAAGCCTACAAAG GAGGAAATCGAGGCTCAGATGAAAGCAGACAAAATCAAGCTGGCTCTTGAGAAGCTCAAAGAAGCTAAAGTGAAAAAG TTGGTGGTGAAGGTGATGTTGAATGACGGCAGCTCCAAGACTCTGATGGTCGACGAGAGGCAGAATGTCAGGGAAGTTCTGGACAACCTGTTCGAGAAAACTCACTGTGACTGCAGCGTGGACTGGAGCCTGTGTGAGACCAACCCTGAACTGCAACTTG AACGGACGTTTGAAGACCACGAGAACCTTGTGGAGCCCCTCTTAGCATGGATGAGGGACAGCGAGAACAAAATCCTCTTTCAAGAgcggggagaaaaaaatgaggtTTTCAAAAACCCACAG AACTTTTATCTATGGAAGAAGGATAAGAAAGCTCTCAAagacataaaagacaaagacaaggagTTATTAATACAG GAGAACTTCTGCGGGACTTCCATCATCGTGCCTGATCTTGAGGCAGTGCTGTACCTCAAAGAAGACGGCAAGAAGTCCTGGAAACAGCGTCTCTTCCAGCTGAGGGCCTCTGGAATTTATTACGTGCCCAAAGGGAAGACcaag tCATCCCGTGACCTCGTCTGCTTTGTCCAGTTTGACAATGTTAACGTCTACTATGGCAAAGACTTTAAGAGCAAATACAAGGCCCCAACTGACTTCTGCTTTGTTCTGAAG CATCCTCAGATCCAAAAAGAGTCTCAGTACATCAAGTACATGTGCTGTGATGATGCTTGGACCATGAACCTTTGGGTAACCGGAATACGGATTGCAAAG TACGGTGCGTCGCTGTATGAAAACTATAAAACGGCCGAGAAGAAGGCTGCTGTGAGCTCCGTGTGGACGAACCGCAACACCCCATCGAGCGCCAATCCATCAACGCCCTCACCCACCATCAAAG CCAAATCACCAAACCAGGCCAATGGGCTCGCTCCAAAGCCCCAACCGAGACCCGTTTCTAAG GACTTTGGAGATatcccacctccacctccacctccaccattAGCTGAGATACttcccccaccacctccagaCCCAGTCCTCCCTCCGCCACCTCCTCTGGCTGCCAAGAGTTCCTCAAAACCTGCACCCCCCCAGCGAAACTTGCCATCTAatttccctccacctccacctgcaaTGGAcaacctccctcctccaccGCCTCCCCCACCCATCGACAGTGCTTCAGAGCCCCCCCCAGACTTCcttccaccccctcctcctgccgCTGGCTTTGGTTCACTGCCACCTCCTCCGCCGCCGGTGAACTccctaccaccaccacctcctagTTTCGGAGGTATGGACCagtctctgcctcctccaccaccagaTCCAGGGTTTTTACCTCCGCCTCCACCCCAGCCAATGTTCACAGGAGCTGGAGCACCCCCTCcgcctccaccacctcctccaccttctgctGCCCCAAGAGCAGCGGTGCGGCCTTCTGGCTCAGTGAGGAAGATGCCTCCCGCTCCGCCAAAGAGGACTACACCATTGACgcaaggaggaggtggaggaggtggcgACTTCATGTCAGAACTGATGCTGGCCATGAACAAGAAGCGTAGCGATCAATAG